One window of Papaver somniferum cultivar HN1 chromosome 9, ASM357369v1, whole genome shotgun sequence genomic DNA carries:
- the LOC113312958 gene encoding protein DWARF 53-LIKE-like produces the protein MLLLKPSNTDCPSTSSLMESFVPLGGYFSTPPNLAAPPGSTYGPFSRCKLCSDKCEQEVAAVLTLQSTEGDTNNGLDLAKAKDDKTELHAKVAVLQKKWNDICQCLHHNSSPVERDVTQVGSQAFPCIMGFPVAPERKERVDNHANTVIDASPIESVCDSALAKLQPKTSAQGVTLSIPVDSRDKSESSPDTLHQKPSKCEANPAYSLSVVLDGHGSPCSAASVTTDLGLGILYSFVQDPNHPTSQDNEEVDEVKEKPLSPQQLQFSSCTGPNSVVQFDSTDFKLFWKSLKEKVGRQDEAVYAVSHTVALCRSGKERRLRASVKGDIWLSFHGSDMVTKKKLAIALAEMLFGSRESVICVDLACPDGISPPNSIFRSKKMNGFDTSFRGSFIVDYIYSEIRKNPLSVVFLENVDKADTGMHNCLVHAIQTGKFIDSRGREISINNSVSEEKMLAAQSWQMQILIRNDPEYCTTALRNKSNVFVSSRNASATPAFLNKRKLIETMETAKRIQKTSNKCLDLNLPVEATSKDSTLASLDNLTNLVDECVVFEPFDLDSLASDILIKMDERYKNKIGNEGFLEVDSQAMEQILAAAWFCDSRNALDNWVEHVLGNTFAEAREMYSVGAGTVLKLVSCEGLPMQDQASEF, from the exons ATGTTGTTGTTGAAACCTTCAAATACTgattgtccttcaacttcaag CTTGATGGAGTCATTTGTACCACTAGGCGGGTACTTTTCCACACCGCCCAACCTGGCGGCTCCACCGGGAAGCACATACGGACCTTTTTCTCGCTGCAAACTGTGCAGTGATAAATGTGAGCAAGAAGTTGCTGCTGTTCTGACG CTGCAGTCCACTGAAGGCGACACAAACAATGGGCTGGATTTGGCTAAG GCCAAAGATGATAAAACAGAATTACATGCTAAAGTTGCAGTGCTGCAAAAGAAATGGAACGATATCTGCCAATGTCTCCACCACAACAGCTCACCCGTGGAAAGAGATGTTACTCAAGTAGGATCACAAGCATTTCCTTGCATTATGGGTTTTCCAGTTGCGCCAGAGCGgaaagaaagagttgataatcatgCTAACACTGTGATAGATGCATCACCAATTGAAAGTGTATGTGATAGTGCACTGGCGAAGTTGCAGCCTAAGACATCAGCACAGGGTGTAACCTTGTCAATTCCCGTTGATTCTAGAGATAAAAGCGAGAGTTCTCCAGACACACTGCACCAAAAACCTTCAAAGTGTGAGGCGAATCCTGCTTACTCTCTATCTGTTGTACTTGATGGTCACGGGTCTCCTTGCTCCGCTGCATCGGTTACAACAGATTTAGGTCTCGGAATACTCTACTCGTTTGTCCAGGACCCAAACCATCCCACTAGTCAAGataatgaagaagttgatgagGTCAAAGAAAAACCTCTCAGTCCCCagcagcttcaattttcttcctgCACTGGGCCTAATTCAGTTGTGCAGTTTGATTCGACAGATTTCAAGCTATTCTGgaaatctcttaaagaaaaggttGGCCGACAAGATGAAGCAGTATATGCGGTGAGCCATACTGTAGCTCTCTGCAGATCAGGAAAGGAACGGCGCCTCAGGGCAAGCGTGAAAGGTGATATATGGTTGAGTTTCCACGGGTCTGACATGGTTACCAAAAAGAAACTTGCTATTGCCCTTGCAGAGATGCTATTCGGCAGCAGAGAAAGTGTAATATGTGTGGATTTAGCTTGTCCTGACGGGATCTCTCCACCGAATTCAATCTTTCGTTCCAAAAAGATGAATGGTTTCGACACAAGTTTCAGAGGGAGTTTTATAGTTGACTACATCTATTCAGAGATAAGGAAGAATCCACTGTCAGTAGTTTTTCTCGAAAATGTCGATAAGGCCGATACCGGGATGCATAATTGCCTAGTCCATGCTATCCAGACAGGCAAATTTATTGACTCTCGTGGACGAGAGATTAGTATCAACAATTCTGTCTCCGAGGAAAAGATGCTAGCAGCCCAAAGCTGGCAAATGCAGATACTGATCAGAAATGACCCTGAGTACTGCACCACCGCGTTACGTAATAAGTCCAATGTATTCGTGTCTTCGAGAAACGCCAGTGCTACTCCAGCATTTTTGAACAAGAGGAAGCTGATTGAAACCATGGAAACAGCTAAACGAATTCAGAAAACGTCCAATAAGTGTTTGGACTTGAACTTACCCGTCGAAGCGACTTCAAAAGATTCTACTTTGGCTTCTCTGGATAATTTAACTAACCTAGTGGATGAATGTGTGGTGTTTGAGCCGTTCGACTTGGATTCCCTTGCCAGTGACATACTGATAAAAATGGACGAACGGTATAAGAACAAAATTGGGAATGAGGGTTTCTTGGAAGTTGATTCACAAGCAATGGAGCAAATACTGGCAGCTGCATGGTTTTGCGACAGCAGAAACGCATTGGACAATTGGGTTGAGCATGTTCTTGGCAATACCTTTGCGGAAGCTCGAGAAATGTATAGTGTTGGAGCTGGTACAGTTTTGAAACTTGTTAGTTGTGAAGGGCTTCCAATGCAGGATCAAGCATCGGAATTTTAA